The genomic region GCACACCGCCGCACACGTGCAGTCGCTCTGGCATGCCGACGCGCACCCGCCGGCATCCGACCCGTCGCACTGCTCGCCGCTCTCCTTGACGCCGTTGCCGCAGACCGGCGCCGGGCACGTGCAGTCGGGCAGACAAAGCCGATGACAGGCCGCATCGTCCGCTCCGTCGCATGCCTCGCTCGTCTGATCGATGGCGCCGTCGCCGCAGATGGGACACGTGCAGTCGGCGCGGCACGGACCGTTGCACGTGAACGCGTCGAAGCCGTCACACTGCTCCGTTCCACCCTGCACGTCGTCTCCGCAGGCCGGGCAGAGACGAAGCGACGCGAGCAGGGCGCCGTCGGCCGGGACGGGCGGAGTCGGGCCGGCGGTGATGAGCGCGGTCACGGCCGGCGCGTCCGCGGTGGTGAGACAGTCGGTGCCGCCTTCGAGCCGCGTGAACGTCGCTTGTACGCGCTGGCTGAGGTCGGCGATGACGGGATCGAGAGCGTCCAGGTGATCCGCTGGGTGCGGTGCCTCGCCTGCGAACGCCTTCAGCACCGAGGCGGCGAAGCGTCCAGCCGTCTTGAGCTTCCGCGCCGCGCAGGCGGACCTGGCCGGCGACGGACGGAGCGTGTTCGCCACGAGGCCGACGATGCGCTCGAGGTCGGCTTCGATGCGTCCCGCGTCACCGACTCCGGAACAGCCCCCGGCCTCTTCCGCCCGCGCGAAGCGGCGGGCGAGCGAGGCCCCGGCCGCCGAAAGGCACGCGGCGGCGACCGCCTCGCCGTGCGCGGCCGCCGTCGCGTGGCACCGGAAGAGCCGGGCTTCGGAAGGGCCGCTCAGGCGAAGCTTCCTCGCGCAGCATGCGCTGGAGGGATCGAGATTCGCCCCGGCCGCTCCCGCGATCAGCAGGAACAACGGCGCGAGCGCGAGTCGGACGGTCATGCGCGCTTCCTCCCCGACGACCGTGAGCGTCTCACGCGGCATCCTGCCGGGTCAAGACGACCCCGCTGGAGTCGGCGCTCCGGGGCGCGCTACAGTAGCGATGGTTAGGAGTCGATCATGACGCGCGACGCCACGCCCACGCGGGACCAGCCGTGGATCTTCCGGACGTACGCCGGGCACACGAACGTCCACGCCTCGAACCGGCTGTACCGCGACAACCTCTCGCGCGGGCAGACAGGGCTGTCGATCGCCTTCGACCTCCCGACCCAGTGCGGCTACAGCTCGGACCACCCACTGGCCGGGCCCGAGATCGGCAAGGTGGGCGTGCCGGTCAACTCGCTCGACGACTTCGAGGTGCTCTTCGCCGACATCCCGGTCGAGAAGATCAACACCTCGATGACGATCAATGCGACGGCGATGTGGCTGCTCGCCCTCTACGTCGCGCTCGCCGAGCGGCGCGGAGTCGATCCGAAGCTCCTGCAGGGCACGACCCAGAACGACATCATCAAGGAGTACCTGGCGCGCGGGACGTACATCTACCCGCCGGTGCACTCGATGCGGCTCATCGCCGACATGTACGAGCACTGCCTGCACGCGATTCCGCGCTGGAACGCGTCCAACATCTGCAGCTACCACCTGCAGGAGGCCGGGGCGACGCCCGCGCAGGAGCTGGCCTTCGCGCTCGTGAACGCCATGGCCGTGCTCGACGCGATCCGCGCGCGCGGCACGTTCACGCACGAGGAGTTCGAGCAGTGCGTGGGCCGCGTGTCCTTCTTCGTCAACGCGGGCATCCGCTTCGTCGAAGAGCTGTGCAAGATGCGCGCGTTCGTCGCGCTGTGGGACGAGATCACGCGCGACCGCTACGGTGTCGCCAACGCCAAGTACCGCCTGTTCCGGTACGGCGTGCAGGTGAACTCCCTCGGCCTCACCGAAGAGCAGCCCGAGAATAATGCCTGGCGCATCCTGATCGAGGCGCTCGGCGTCACGCTCTCGCGCAACGCGCGCTGCCGCGCCCTCCAGCTCCCGACCTGGAACGAGGCGCTCTCGTTGCCGCGGCCGTGGGATCAGCAGTGGTCGCTGCGCCTGCAGCAGATCCTCGCCTACGAGACCGACCTGCTCGAGTATCCGGACCTGTTCGACGGCTCGCCGGTGGTGGCCGCGAAGGTGAAGGCCCTCGAGGACGAGGCCTCCGCCGAGATCGCACGCATCGCGGAGATGGGCGGCGCGCTCGCCGCGATCGAGTCGGGCTACATGAAGACGGCCCTCGTCCGCAGCCAGGCGGAGCGGCTGGCCCGCATCAACCGCGGCGAGATCACCGTCGTCGGGCGCAACAAGTGGACCGACGGTCTGCCGTCGCCGCTGCTGGCCGGCGCCGACGGCGGCATCTTCAAGGTCGATCCGGAGTCGGCGCGCGAGACGCTCGAGATGCTGCGCGCGACCCGGAGCCGCCGCAGCCAGGCCGCGGTCGACCAGGCGCTACGCGATCTCCAGGCCGCCGCGCAGGGCGGCAAGAACCTCATGCCGCTCTCGATCGCGTGCGCGAAGGCCCTCGTCACGACCGGCGAGTGGGCGACCGCGCTGCGCGAGGTGTTCGGCGAGTACCGCCCCGCGACCGGCGTCGAGGGCCAGCGGCTCTCGCTCGAAGGCGGCAAGGTCGACGCGGTGCGCGCCCGGGCCAACGCGTGGGCGGCGCAGCACGGCGTGCGGCCGCGCATGGTGGTCGGCAAGCCTGGTCTCGACGGCCATTCGAACGGTTCCGAGATGATCGCCGTCGCCGCGAAGCATGCCGGCTTCGACGTGATCTACGGTGGCATTCGCCTGACCGTCCCGGAGATCGTCCAGTCGGCCATCGAGGAGGATGCGAGCGTCGTCGGGCTCTCCGTCCTGTCGGGGTCGCACCTCGAAATCGCGAAGCTCGTCCTGGACGAGCTCGAGAAACAGGGAGCGAAGCAGGAGATTCCGGTGGTCCTCGGCGGCATCGTGCCCGACGACGACCTTCCCAAGCTGCGTGCGCTGGGCATTCGTGACGTCTTCACGCCGAAGGACTTCGACCTCATGACCGTGATGGACCGCATCCTCGACGTGATCGGCGCCCCGCGTGAATCGCAGCGCGCAGCCAGCGCCTGAGCCGGCGCCGCTCGACGCGGCGACGCGGGCGCTGGTCGCCCGTGCCGTCCGGCTGGAGAAGCATCCGCTCGCGCGCCGGAGCACGCACGAGCTCCGCGCGGCGCTCCACACCGCCCGCATCGGCGGCGACGAGCCCCGCATCTTCCAGACCAGCGCCGTCACCGGACGGGGCGTTCCCGAGCTGGCCGCCTACCTGCGGGAGCTGCCCGTGCGACGCCCGGATCCCCTCCATTTCGTGCGCCGGCAGGTGGCGGAGGCCTACGGGACCTACGGCCTGGAGGTCTTCGAGGCCGAGCGGGGCCGGTGGCCCCGAGGGTGGGCTGCGGAGGCCGTCTACGAGGACCTGGAGGCTGCCGCCCTGGGGGCCGTCCGCGCCCGCCTTCGCTGAGCCGATGCGGCCAGCCGGCCGCAATGCAGCCGCAGCGGCGACCGCGCACATTCTTGTGCCACGGGATCGTCGCGGCGTCGGAACTTCGACAGGGGCGGAGCGGCCGAGCTAGGCCGCGTCGCGCGTGACGAGCCGGATCGCGGGACGCACCGGCGTCTCGTTCCCGACCGGGAGCCGCCCGCCGTGCACGGCGCGATAGCTCGCCTGGCACTCCGCGAGGGCGGCCTCCTCATCGCCGGTGAGCGCGAGCCGGACGTAGTAACCGCCCGTGCTGGCAGGGAGGTTGGCCGGCACACCGCCGAGCGTCGCGAGCCGTCGCTGGAGGCTGCCCTCGGCGCGGCCCGTGAAGATCACGGTGCGGACCAGGTTGGCGATCTCGAAAACCCCGGGCGCGTCCGGCAGAGACTCGATCGTCGGCACGTTCAGCTTGAGCCAGGGCCCGAATTCGATCGCCATGCGACTCATGTAGCAGCAACCGGCGTGCCATCTTTTCCGGCAGTTTGACGAGCGACTGCCGGCTGCGCGACAAGGCCTCATGCCCGCCGGATCCGAGGTCGTGGTCGACGCCGACGGCCACGTCTGCGAGCCCCCGGATCTGTGGGAGAGGGGCCTCCCCCAGCGCTTCCGGGACAGGGCCCTGCGGCTGCGCTGGAACGCCGAGAGCGGCTACGACGAGGCCTGGGTCGAGGACTGGATGATCACCGACCGGGGCCTGGTCGGCCTCGGCAACGCCGGCACGTCCTTCGCCGACCTGGGCAAAGGTCGCCGGTACGTCGAAGGCAGCCCGGCCGGTTTCGATCCCGCGGCGCGCCTGCGGGTGCTGGACGAGGAGGGCATCGACGTGGCGGTGCTCTACGGTGGGCTCGCGCTCTCGCTGCCGGCGATCCACGATCCCGAGCTCGCCGTGTGGCATTGCCGCATCTACAACGACTGGATCGCGAGCTTCTGCGCGACGAACCCGGGCCGCCTCGTCGGCGCCGCGGCCCTGCCGCTTCAGGATCCCGTGGCCGCGATCGCCGAGGCGCGCCGCGCCGTCGGCGAGCTCGGCCTCCGCGCCGCCTTCACGCGACCGAATCCCACCAACCCCTGCGCGCGGCCGCTCTTCGCCCCGGCGCTCGAGCCGATCTGGAGCGCGCTCGAGGAGCTCGGGATTCCGCTCGCGTTCCACCCGGCAGGCCTGTGGGACATGCCCGGCACGTCGCGCGCGATGGCCGGGCTCATGGCGCCGGGCACGCACCACGCGGTGATCCTGTTCTTCGACCAGTACATGACGCTCGCGAACCTCGTGTACGCGGGCGTGCTCGAGCGCCATCCGCGCCTGACGATCGGCGTGCTCGAGTGCGGCGGCGGCTGGCTCCCGCACTGGATGGATCGCCTCGACGAGTTCACCGAGAGCTACGGCTGGCAGCTCCTCGGGCTCTCGATGAAGCCGTCGGAGTACGTGCGACGGCAGGTCTACGTCTCGTTCGATCCGGGGGAGCACACCATGAGCGCGCTCGGACCACTCATCGGGGAGGATGCGATGATCTGGGCTTCGGATTTTCCACACAGCGACGCCAAGTATCCGGGCGTCGTGCGCGAGCTGCGCGAGCACACGGCCGACATGACGCCCGCCGCACGCGTGAAGCTGCTCGGCACGAACGCCCTGCGCCTGTACGGGATCCGCCCGGCATGAGCTTCGATCTGGTGGTCCGCGGCGGCCGGGTCGTCGACGGCACGGGCATGCCCTCCTTCTCGGCCGACGTCGCCGTGCGCGACGGGCGCATCGCGCGCATCGGGCGCGTGCGCGAGGGGGCACGGCGCGTGATCGACGCCGACGGCTGCATCGTCGCGCCCGGTTTCATCGACGTGCACACGCACTACGACGCGCAGCTCCACTGGGAGCCGACCGCGTCGCCGGCGTCGTGGCACGGGGTCACGACGGTGCTGACCGGCAACTGCGGCTTCACCCTCGCACCCGCCAAGTCGGAGGACGTCGGCTGGCTCGCGCAGATGCTGTCGCGCGTGGAGGGCATGTCGGCCGAGGCGCTGGCGGCGGGCCTGCGCTGGTCGGGCGGAACCTTCGGCCATTTCCTGCACGCGCTCGAGGGTCGCATCGCCGTCAACATGGGCGCCTATGTCGGGCATTCCGCGATCCGCCGGCAGGTGATGGGCGACGCCGCGTCGGACCGGCGGGCGACCGACGACGAGGTGGGCCGCATGCAGGCACTCGTGCGCCAGTCGATGCACGAGGGCGCGATCGGCTTCTCGACCTCGCAGCTCGACATCCACGTCGCGCACGACGGGCGCGAGGTGCCGTCGAACCACGCCGCGCCCGAGGAGATCGTCGCGCTCTCGTCGGTCCTGGGGGACTTCGACCACGGCGCGATCGAGTTCATCCCGCGCAGCTTCGTCGACGGCTACAGCGAGGCCGATCGTCGGCTGCTGCACGAGATGTATCGGGTGTCGGGGCGACCCATCGAGCTCAACACGCTGGTTCCGCTCCCGCACCAGATGAAGGGCTGGCGGCGCGGCGTCGACTTCTGCCGCGAGACGTTCCAGCAGGGCATCCGCCTCCATCCCATGTTCGCGACCAACCAGCTCGGCGCGCACTTCGCGCTCGACACCACGTTCCTGTTCGACGAGATGCCGATCTTCCGCGAGACGCTCTGCCTCGGCTCGCCCGAGCGCGAGCGGCGCCTGCGCGATCCCGCCGTGCGCCAGAAGATGCTGGAGGCGCTCGCCGATCCGACCGGGCGTGCCTTCGTGTTCGTCTGGCAGGTCCTGTTCGTGGAAGCGGTGACGCGCCCCGAGCACCAGCGCTTCGTCGGCATGCACCTCGCGGACGTCGCCGACGCGGTCGGCAAGACTCCGCTCGACGCCTTTCTCGATCTGGCGCTCGCCGAGGACCTGCAGACGCAATTCGTCCTCGGCGCACCCCACGACCCCGCGCGGGACGAGGCCACCGCGGA from Candidatus Eisenbacteria bacterium harbors:
- a CDS encoding protein meaA, with translation MTRDATPTRDQPWIFRTYAGHTNVHASNRLYRDNLSRGQTGLSIAFDLPTQCGYSSDHPLAGPEIGKVGVPVNSLDDFEVLFADIPVEKINTSMTINATAMWLLALYVALAERRGVDPKLLQGTTQNDIIKEYLARGTYIYPPVHSMRLIADMYEHCLHAIPRWNASNICSYHLQEAGATPAQELAFALVNAMAVLDAIRARGTFTHEEFEQCVGRVSFFVNAGIRFVEELCKMRAFVALWDEITRDRYGVANAKYRLFRYGVQVNSLGLTEEQPENNAWRILIEALGVTLSRNARCRALQLPTWNEALSLPRPWDQQWSLRLQQILAYETDLLEYPDLFDGSPVVAAKVKALEDEASAEIARIAEMGGALAAIESGYMKTALVRSQAERLARINRGEITVVGRNKWTDGLPSPLLAGADGGIFKVDPESARETLEMLRATRSRRSQAAVDQALRDLQAAAQGGKNLMPLSIACAKALVTTGEWATALREVFGEYRPATGVEGQRLSLEGGKVDAVRARANAWAAQHGVRPRMVVGKPGLDGHSNGSEMIAVAAKHAGFDVIYGGIRLTVPEIVQSAIEEDASVVGLSVLSGSHLEIAKLVLDELEKQGAKQEIPVVLGGIVPDDDLPKLRALGIRDVFTPKDFDLMTVMDRILDVIGAPRESQRAASA
- a CDS encoding amidohydrolase family protein, translated to MPAGSEVVVDADGHVCEPPDLWERGLPQRFRDRALRLRWNAESGYDEAWVEDWMITDRGLVGLGNAGTSFADLGKGRRYVEGSPAGFDPAARLRVLDEEGIDVAVLYGGLALSLPAIHDPELAVWHCRIYNDWIASFCATNPGRLVGAAALPLQDPVAAIAEARRAVGELGLRAAFTRPNPTNPCARPLFAPALEPIWSALEELGIPLAFHPAGLWDMPGTSRAMAGLMAPGTHHAVILFFDQYMTLANLVYAGVLERHPRLTIGVLECGGGWLPHWMDRLDEFTESYGWQLLGLSMKPSEYVRRQVYVSFDPGEHTMSALGPLIGEDAMIWASDFPHSDAKYPGVVRELREHTADMTPAARVKLLGTNALRLYGIRPA
- a CDS encoding amidohydrolase family protein, encoding MSFDLVVRGGRVVDGTGMPSFSADVAVRDGRIARIGRVREGARRVIDADGCIVAPGFIDVHTHYDAQLHWEPTASPASWHGVTTVLTGNCGFTLAPAKSEDVGWLAQMLSRVEGMSAEALAAGLRWSGGTFGHFLHALEGRIAVNMGAYVGHSAIRRQVMGDAASDRRATDDEVGRMQALVRQSMHEGAIGFSTSQLDIHVAHDGREVPSNHAAPEEIVALSSVLGDFDHGAIEFIPRSFVDGYSEADRRLLHEMYRVSGRPIELNTLVPLPHQMKGWRRGVDFCRETFQQGIRLHPMFATNQLGAHFALDTTFLFDEMPIFRETLCLGSPERERRLRDPAVRQKMLEALADPTGRAFVFVWQVLFVEAVTRPEHQRFVGMHLADVADAVGKTPLDAFLDLALAEDLQTQFVLGAPHDPARDEATAELLRDPIVMAGSSDGGAHVLSFTGADYTTRLLSEWVPGTLSLEEAISKLTMVPAVVHGLADRGVVREGAAADLVVFDRARLRCGATRLVRDFPAGAGRYVVDAEGYVATVVNGEVVFDHGRYAGSLSGHVLRG